Within the Bacillus sp. FSL K6-3431 genome, the region GGCGGTTGTAGTAACGATTTAATTGATGCATATAATTCCTATATCTATACGATCCGTGCCGCGGAAGAAATACAAGAATGGGCAAAACCGCATATAGGAAAAATCTTGTCTGATAAAGATCGTTTCTCACTACGTGTGTTTAATCCACATCTACACGATGGATTTTCATTGCAAATGATGAAACTTCCTATTGTTCGTGGTGTTTTGGCACAAATGCTTGGAGATGAGGCAGTCGGCATCCAAAGTATGTATTTTTATAAATCCCCCGGTTCTCCAGGTCAGGCAGCCCATCAAGATTATTATTATATTCATAACGAACCAAATACATTAACAGCAGCTTGGATTGCTATGGAAGATGTTGACGAAGAGAATGGCTGTTTGTGGGTTCTTCCAGGTAGCCATAAAGAAGGACTGCTTTCACATGGTCGTGTGAAAGATAAAAGTGAACATGAATCATGGACAGATGAAGCAGAAGGTGCTGATTTATCCAAACAACTACCTGTTGTCATGGAAAAGGGAGATATTGTTTTCTTTCATAATTTACTCATCCATTCGTCGGGAAAAAACAGAACAGAAGATAGATGGCGTCGTTCATATGTGTGTCACTACATTCGGCATGATTCAGTAGTTGAACGAGATGACTTGAGGAAGAAAATTGTATTGGAATAATAATATCTAAAAAAGTAAGGCGGATGTTCTAGTCCGTCTTTTGTTGTTGTAAATAAATATCATAAAAGGATAAAACGGTATTATTAAATTATTTAAATGATGGAGGGAATGTATGATGAAAATAGAAATTCAGCAAGCTTGGTGGGCCATGATCGGATTAGGAGATGGTGAGATAGAGTGGACGACCGAAGAGAAATTTGAAAAAATAGCAGAGGCAGGCTTCACTGGTATTTTAGGTTCTTTGCCTGAGGACCAAGAAGCGGAAAAATGGAGACGTTTACTTGATGAATATCAATTTAGTTTTGGCATTCACTCATTCCCTTCTAAAAAAGAAGATCTGCAAATCTTATTAAAAAAAGCAAAGGAATTTGATGTGGATTATGTAAATTCACAAGTGATGGGCGACTTTATTAGTGGTAAGGATGCGATTCAATTATTAGGTGATCTGGTTGCAGAAGCTAAGAAAGTAAATATGCCCTATTATGTAGAAACTCATCGCGGTCGGATTACGCAGGACTTAATAAGAACAGTACAGTATGTGAATGAAATTCCTGATTTAAGAATGACAATCGATTTATCTCATTATGTATTGGCTGGAGAGGGGTGCTATTCAAATAAGGCAGATGAATATTTCGATATATTGTTAAAAAGAACGTCATCCATTCATGCGCGTGTTTCAAATGGACAGCAGATTCAGATTGATATTGGTCCTGACGGTGATCATCCATTGACGGAGCGATTTGTTGGGTGGTGGGAAAAGGGAATGTCATACTGGTTGGAAGAGGCAAAACCAAATGATGTACTACCACTTGTATGTGAACTTGGTCCTCCAGATTACTCCATTACGCGCTATTTCAATTCAGCTCATAAAGAAATTTCAAATCGATGGGAGCAGTCAATTGTTTTTAAAAAAATACTGGAAGAAGCTTGGGATAGAGTGAAGAACGAGGGTACCTTCGTTTCTACCTGATATTAAATTTGGACTATATCTGTTACGCTTCAACCATCTACTAAAAGAAAGCTAGATTTATAGCATTGATCATCGATGTTGTGAAATGGACCCAGAGTTTCAT harbors:
- a CDS encoding phytanoyl-CoA dioxygenase family protein produces the protein MNTPVKENRMAPLSGEQIAQYEKDGFLVVKGGCSNDLIDAYNSYIYTIRAAEEIQEWAKPHIGKILSDKDRFSLRVFNPHLHDGFSLQMMKLPIVRGVLAQMLGDEAVGIQSMYFYKSPGSPGQAAHQDYYYIHNEPNTLTAAWIAMEDVDEENGCLWVLPGSHKEGLLSHGRVKDKSEHESWTDEAEGADLSKQLPVVMEKGDIVFFHNLLIHSSGKNRTEDRWRRSYVCHYIRHDSVVERDDLRKKIVLE
- a CDS encoding sugar phosphate isomerase/epimerase family protein, whose product is MMKIEIQQAWWAMIGLGDGEIEWTTEEKFEKIAEAGFTGILGSLPEDQEAEKWRRLLDEYQFSFGIHSFPSKKEDLQILLKKAKEFDVDYVNSQVMGDFISGKDAIQLLGDLVAEAKKVNMPYYVETHRGRITQDLIRTVQYVNEIPDLRMTIDLSHYVLAGEGCYSNKADEYFDILLKRTSSIHARVSNGQQIQIDIGPDGDHPLTERFVGWWEKGMSYWLEEAKPNDVLPLVCELGPPDYSITRYFNSAHKEISNRWEQSIVFKKILEEAWDRVKNEGTFVST